One stretch of Streptomyces zhihengii DNA includes these proteins:
- a CDS encoding GNAT family N-acetyltransferase: MTTVIDLRYFGHGNLPEGFKQMLIEVHADSYADAMDDEFNQRFPWFVDHWSEMGGFTCVVAFDGDEPTGFAYGAPLQPGREWWRSTEFEPNNGYTSTYAVSEVMVRPQWRKQGVSDRLHEALLQERSEDLAVLLVDVTHPQVQKLYETWGYEKAGEQRPFADSPLYAVMVKRLHP, translated from the coding sequence GTGACCACGGTGATCGACCTGCGGTATTTCGGCCATGGAAACCTCCCGGAGGGCTTCAAACAGATGCTGATTGAGGTGCATGCCGACTCCTACGCCGACGCGATGGACGACGAGTTCAACCAGCGGTTCCCCTGGTTCGTCGACCACTGGTCAGAAATGGGCGGTTTCACCTGCGTCGTCGCCTTCGACGGAGACGAGCCGACCGGCTTCGCGTACGGTGCGCCGCTTCAGCCGGGTCGCGAATGGTGGCGCTCCACCGAGTTCGAACCGAACAATGGCTACACCTCGACGTATGCCGTTTCCGAGGTCATGGTGCGGCCGCAATGGCGGAAACAGGGTGTCTCGGATCGCCTGCACGAGGCCCTGCTGCAGGAGCGGAGCGAGGATCTTGCCGTACTCCTGGTCGACGTGACTCACCCGCAGGTCCAAAAGCTATACGAGACTTGGGGCTATGAGAAGGCCGGCGAGCAGCGGCCGTTCGCTGACTCCCCGCTGTACGCCGTCATGGTGAAGAGACTGCACCCCTGA
- a CDS encoding DUF6262 family protein has product MPPADNARFLVEASKARSRQARERAEEAIKTAARRSERPTVVGIANAAGVSRSWLYTQTDLITAINQLQQRAPAPHRNPRHAASDVSLHRRLETALERNRQLRDQVADLTRKLETAHGEIRRLRTLA; this is encoded by the coding sequence ATGCCACCGGCTGACAACGCCCGCTTCCTCGTCGAAGCCTCGAAGGCCCGCAGCCGGCAGGCACGCGAGCGCGCCGAAGAGGCCATCAAGACGGCAGCCCGCCGCAGCGAGCGGCCCACCGTTGTCGGCATCGCGAACGCGGCCGGCGTCTCCAGGTCCTGGCTATACACGCAGACCGACCTCATCACCGCGATCAACCAGCTCCAGCAGCGAGCCCCGGCACCCCACCGCAACCCTCGGCACGCGGCCAGCGATGTCTCCCTGCACCGCAGGCTGGAGACCGCACTCGAACGCAACCGGCAACTCCGCGACCAAGTCGCTGACCTCACCCGGAAACTGGAGACCGCCCACGGGGAGATCCGCCGCCTCCGCACCCTGGCCTAG
- a CDS encoding helix-turn-helix domain-containing protein gives MRAAGIAEAYPWRLRELIQGRRRYLRLSQEAVAARLEISARAYGNWERGVVKEWTDQKLYSLAEALEMTQFQTVRLFRLAVDRVPQPQLRSPVRGMSTGTSVSALLEDYRVLIEAQSLPAFLIDHGWNVRMSNGAFRMLFEGVSRRPASMPATNFLRFGLFHPDAAKVLEGDTAWKLSILAQLAVSLECYDSDPALQVMRREVYLDPRLRDMYLNDVPAWICGPGSDLIHQEDLRLIRHPDPELGLRGCRFVEETPRALQALGFKRITLVLQEVDAPSEAERSGCRPFCHAA, from the coding sequence GTGCGCGCTGCCGGGATTGCGGAGGCCTACCCATGGCGACTGCGGGAGCTGATCCAGGGGCGACGCCGCTACCTTCGGCTGAGTCAGGAAGCCGTAGCGGCGCGTCTGGAGATCAGTGCGCGTGCCTATGGCAACTGGGAGCGTGGCGTGGTGAAGGAATGGACTGATCAAAAACTCTATTCCTTAGCTGAGGCTCTGGAAATGACGCAATTTCAGACCGTCCGGCTTTTTCGGCTCGCTGTGGACCGGGTGCCGCAGCCGCAGTTGCGAAGTCCCGTTCGTGGCATGTCAACCGGCACTTCTGTTTCGGCGCTCCTTGAAGACTATAGAGTTTTGATAGAGGCGCAGTCGCTCCCCGCGTTCCTGATCGACCATGGTTGGAACGTTCGTATGAGTAACGGAGCCTTCCGGATGCTCTTCGAGGGCGTGTCAAGGCGTCCGGCTTCCATGCCGGCCACCAACTTCCTTCGCTTCGGCCTGTTTCATCCTGATGCGGCTAAGGTGCTCGAGGGTGATACTGCCTGGAAGTTGTCGATCCTTGCTCAATTGGCAGTAAGTCTTGAGTGCTATGACAGCGATCCAGCGCTTCAAGTGATGCGAAGGGAGGTCTACCTTGATCCCAGGCTGAGAGATATGTACCTCAACGACGTGCCGGCCTGGATCTGCGGCCCTGGGTCTGACCTGATCCATCAGGAAGATCTCCGTCTTATACGACACCCCGATCCTGAACTGGGCCTGCGAGGCTGTCGATTTGTTGAGGAAACCCCTCGCGCCTTGCAAGCTTTGGGCTTCAAAAGAATTACGCTCGTATTGCAGGAAGTTGACGCGCCATCGGAGGCGGAGCGCAGCGGCTGCCGCCCCTTCTGCCATGCGGCGTAG
- a CDS encoding ATP-binding protein, protein MRDFQVAMVVPARADAVAGARRQLAGLLRSSGLAECADTVVLVAQELMVNAMVHGCASRPEGRFVLSAIHGRGCLRVEVEDPSIEGPRPRVATADEEAGRGLHLLDALVTRWGTDLSLLGANGKTVWFELDLVVEEVAS, encoded by the coding sequence ATGCGTGACTTCCAGGTGGCGATGGTGGTGCCCGCCCGGGCGGACGCTGTCGCCGGTGCGCGGCGTCAGCTCGCCGGTCTGCTGCGGAGCTCGGGTCTCGCCGAGTGTGCGGACACGGTCGTGCTTGTCGCCCAGGAGTTGATGGTGAACGCCATGGTGCACGGGTGCGCGAGCAGGCCGGAGGGCCGGTTCGTCCTGAGCGCCATACATGGGCGCGGGTGCCTGCGGGTGGAGGTGGAGGACCCGTCCATCGAGGGACCGCGCCCCCGTGTCGCGACTGCGGATGAGGAGGCTGGCCGGGGACTGCACTTGCTTGATGCCCTGGTCACACGCTGGGGAACGGACCTCTCCTTGCTGGGCGCGAACGGCAAGACGGTGTGGTTCGAGTTGGATCTCGTTGTTGAGGAGGTTGCGTCGTGA
- a CDS encoding IS4 family transposase, producing the protein MAAKSVISREVAVAAGAFAPGHLGELTRIVPFEMVDEVLADTGRTQQRIRDLPSRVVVYLLLGGALFPGLGWQQVWQRLTAGLDGLPTATPTAGALAQARKRLGTRPLRHLFDLLRGPAAGLGIAGTRWHGLLVCAIDGTLMAVPDSPANQAEFTRHRCNNGGAGYPSLRLLILVACGTRTVMDAVFGPATDGETTYAPRLVRSLREDMIVLLDRNFAVQALIEAVTLRSAHVLVRVKENRRLPVLRRFPDGSWLSRIGPVPVRVVCCEITISTSQGRRTGAYRLVTTLTDPFTHPAGDLIGLYHERWEIETTYLEIKSTILGGRVLRARTPAGVAQEVFAVLVTYQVLRLAMADATASRPGTDPDRASFSIALNTARDLVIQAAGVFSGAVIDLVGTIGRRILAALMPDRRVRTRPRVVKRAISRYNARGTVDRTTYRATISVHILTPAP; encoded by the coding sequence TTGGCCGCCAAGTCTGTCATTTCTCGTGAAGTAGCGGTTGCGGCAGGGGCGTTTGCCCCCGGCCATCTCGGCGAGCTGACACGGATTGTCCCGTTCGAGATGGTCGATGAGGTGTTGGCAGATACCGGCAGAACCCAGCAGCGGATACGGGACCTTCCCTCGCGCGTGGTGGTGTATCTGCTGCTGGGCGGGGCATTGTTCCCGGGGCTCGGATGGCAGCAGGTGTGGCAGCGGCTGACGGCCGGCCTGGACGGACTGCCGACGGCGACTCCCACGGCCGGCGCGCTGGCCCAGGCCCGCAAGAGGCTCGGGACCCGACCGTTGCGTCACCTGTTCGACTTGCTTCGTGGACCGGCCGCGGGACTCGGGATCGCCGGAACGCGGTGGCACGGACTGCTCGTCTGCGCCATCGACGGCACGTTGATGGCAGTGCCGGACAGCCCCGCGAACCAGGCCGAGTTCACCAGGCACCGCTGCAACAATGGCGGCGCGGGATACCCCTCACTGCGGCTTCTGATCCTGGTCGCCTGCGGAACCCGAACCGTCATGGACGCGGTATTCGGTCCGGCCACCGACGGTGAGACCACCTACGCTCCACGCCTGGTCCGAAGCCTGCGGGAAGACATGATCGTCCTGCTGGACCGGAACTTCGCCGTCCAGGCCCTGATCGAAGCAGTCACCTTGAGGAGCGCACACGTCCTGGTCCGGGTGAAGGAGAACCGCAGACTGCCGGTCCTGCGACGCTTCCCCGACGGCTCCTGGCTCTCCCGGATCGGACCCGTTCCGGTCCGTGTTGTCTGCTGCGAGATCACCATCAGCACATCACAGGGACGACGCACCGGCGCATACCGGCTGGTCACAACCCTGACCGACCCCTTCACCCACCCCGCCGGCGATCTGATCGGGCTGTATCACGAGCGGTGGGAAATCGAGACCACCTATCTGGAGATCAAGTCGACGATCCTCGGCGGTCGGGTCCTTCGTGCCCGCACTCCCGCCGGTGTCGCCCAGGAAGTCTTCGCAGTGCTGGTCACCTACCAGGTCCTGCGGCTGGCGATGGCGGACGCCACCGCCAGCCGGCCCGGGACCGACCCCGACCGGGCGAGTTTCTCCATCGCCCTGAACACCGCCCGCGATCTGGTCATCCAGGCCGCAGGCGTGTTCAGTGGCGCCGTGATCGACCTCGTCGGCACCATAGGCCGCCGAATCCTGGCCGCCCTCATGCCCGACCGCCGTGTCCGCACCCGTCCACGCGTCGTGAAACGGGCCATCTCGAGATACAACGCAAGAGGCACCGTCGACCGCACCACCTACAGGGCCACGATCAGCGTCCACATCCTGACGCCCGCCCCTTGA
- a CDS encoding tyrosine-type recombinase/integrase gives MNTPRARAGSAGLLARLVEMVRPEFRAEVFCPPRDSPVFFPGECRIPACPTTLTMGRLKLCRTHHHRWAAAGRPADLDGWSAQEDARLRERRQVSACRVSGCNRARAAHGLCHRHSSRWTHAGRPPLASWLGRALYQPPRKPWSAERTCDFPDCPRWTDSTDAPLCHTHHNRWRKHGRPTLDTWYDDLAHRGDPKVRLDQLTPALRLEFQFGLQHRLDEGLRFTPARDVRRAVTWASEAPITSLLDWDESTWRDHVAPLGPGGKRHGHNVVAFRFIADTRFALEHLLIADDPWADQYPRDVWDLRHFALAEGETRYPRFGAIVQPWLRDLVRRWCRWRISTNISVNTVAQNLRSLAHLSGHLPPHAAPADLTRARIETWLAALAVDYPDVFTRRATINSLGRFLADARAHDWQPVLPRDAIIYNDAPPPPPAKPRWISEHLMRQMENPENLALIYTDDLRLMVPLLISCGLRMKDARRLRFDCVTHDDTGAPYLTWVNHKIHGRIAFFPISQALADEIAAQQKRVQARFPAGSRFLFPGWMANLNGSKAVSDTWCREQMETWLERIRLIDEHGRPARVTFHQFRHTLGTRLINANVPQHIVQQLLDHMSPQMTAIYARLHQKTLREHWEKSLKVNAEGEAVVLPADHPLADATWMRLSLVRAKVSLPNGYCGAPIQTDCEYANPCLDCRFFITTGDFLDQHRRQRDETRKLIGDAEKAGLSRIVERNTRTLGKLDTIIDALEQAGPQQIVAGGKVTDLDATG, from the coding sequence GTGAACACGCCCCGCGCGAGAGCAGGCTCCGCCGGCCTGCTGGCCAGGCTGGTGGAGATGGTGCGCCCGGAGTTCCGGGCCGAGGTGTTCTGTCCACCGCGGGACAGCCCGGTGTTCTTCCCCGGCGAGTGCCGCATTCCGGCCTGCCCGACGACGCTGACCATGGGCCGGCTGAAGCTGTGCCGCACGCACCACCACCGCTGGGCGGCGGCGGGACGACCAGCCGATCTGGACGGTTGGTCCGCTCAGGAGGATGCGCGACTGCGCGAACGACGCCAGGTCTCGGCCTGCCGGGTCTCCGGGTGCAATCGGGCCCGCGCCGCCCACGGTCTGTGTCACCGCCACTCCTCGCGGTGGACCCACGCCGGACGCCCACCCCTCGCATCCTGGCTGGGACGGGCCCTCTATCAACCGCCGCGCAAGCCTTGGTCCGCCGAGCGGACCTGCGACTTCCCCGACTGCCCGCGCTGGACCGACAGCACCGACGCTCCGCTGTGTCACACCCACCACAACCGGTGGCGCAAGCACGGCCGACCGACCCTCGACACCTGGTACGACGACCTCGCGCACCGCGGAGACCCGAAGGTCCGTCTGGACCAGTTGACCCCCGCCCTGCGCCTGGAGTTCCAGTTCGGTCTGCAACACCGGCTCGACGAAGGACTGCGCTTCACCCCCGCCCGCGACGTCCGCCGCGCGGTCACCTGGGCCAGCGAGGCACCCATCACCAGCCTCCTCGACTGGGACGAGAGCACCTGGCGCGACCACGTCGCCCCGCTCGGACCCGGCGGGAAACGTCACGGCCACAACGTGGTGGCTTTCCGCTTCATCGCGGACACCCGCTTCGCCCTGGAGCACCTGCTCATCGCCGATGATCCATGGGCTGACCAGTACCCGCGCGACGTCTGGGACCTGCGGCACTTCGCCCTGGCCGAAGGAGAGACGCGCTACCCGCGCTTCGGCGCCATAGTCCAGCCCTGGCTGCGCGATCTGGTCAGACGATGGTGCCGCTGGCGCATCAGCACGAACATCAGCGTCAACACCGTCGCGCAGAACCTGCGCTCCCTGGCCCATCTCTCCGGGCATCTGCCGCCGCACGCCGCGCCGGCCGATCTGACGCGCGCCAGGATCGAGACGTGGCTCGCCGCCCTGGCCGTCGACTACCCGGACGTGTTCACCCGCCGGGCCACCATCAACTCGCTGGGCCGGTTCCTCGCCGACGCCCGCGCCCACGACTGGCAGCCGGTCCTGCCACGCGACGCCATCATTTACAACGACGCTCCGCCACCGCCGCCGGCCAAGCCCCGCTGGATCTCCGAACACCTGATGCGGCAGATGGAGAACCCCGAGAACCTGGCGTTGATCTATACCGACGACCTCCGCCTCATGGTCCCCCTGCTGATCTCCTGCGGCTTGCGGATGAAGGACGCCCGGCGCCTGCGGTTCGACTGCGTCACCCATGACGACACCGGCGCCCCCTACCTGACCTGGGTCAACCACAAGATCCACGGCCGCATCGCGTTCTTCCCCATCAGCCAGGCCCTGGCCGACGAGATCGCCGCACAACAAAAGCGCGTCCAGGCCCGCTTCCCTGCCGGAAGCCGTTTCCTGTTCCCCGGCTGGATGGCCAACCTCAACGGCAGCAAGGCCGTCTCGGACACCTGGTGCCGCGAACAGATGGAGACCTGGCTGGAGCGCATCCGCCTCATCGACGAGCACGGCCGCCCGGCTCGCGTGACCTTCCACCAGTTCCGCCACACGCTGGGCACCCGGCTGATCAATGCCAACGTCCCGCAGCACATCGTCCAGCAGTTGCTCGACCACATGTCGCCGCAGATGACGGCCATCTACGCCCGGCTGCACCAGAAGACTCTGCGCGAGCACTGGGAGAAGTCCCTGAAGGTCAACGCCGAAGGCGAAGCCGTCGTGCTGCCCGCGGACCACCCGCTTGCTGATGCGACCTGGATGCGGCTGTCCCTGGTCCGCGCCAAGGTCAGTCTCCCCAACGGCTACTGCGGAGCTCCGATCCAGACGGACTGCGAGTACGCGAACCCTTGCCTGGACTGCCGCTTCTTCATCACCACCGGCGACTTCCTCGACCAGCACCGGCGCCAGCGGGACGAGACCCGCAAGCTCATCGGCGATGCCGAGAAAGCCGGGCTGTCGCGCATCGTCGAGAGGAACACCCGCACGCTCGGCAAGCTCGACACCATCATCGACGCCCTGGAACAGGCCGGCCCGCAGCAGATCGTGGCCGGTGGGAAGGTGACCGATCTCGATGCCACCGGCTGA
- a CDS encoding serine peptidase: MIVGVHGIRCLRYLARSGSPELAARLLADEWASALGTPAPASRFEAAYYAHLLDLGTSQGEEDPELLNRPGQQLLMDWVSALGAPAEVTMGRTTLPVRQAAEWIARRYGDMARRFVVHFCREADTYVADPNSVHRQQVRAELHRVLELHRPRVVLAHSLGSVVAYEALWHQPVELDLLITLGSPLGLPGAVYDRLSLGEGNDARKGERPPRVRRWVNVADIGDIVAIPRDLPTRFPGIDVHHEVSLGLVASHQAARYLGVPEVAAEIRACF; the protein is encoded by the coding sequence ATGATCGTCGGGGTACACGGCATTCGCTGCCTTCGCTATCTGGCTCGGTCGGGGAGCCCGGAACTGGCTGCGCGACTACTGGCAGATGAGTGGGCGTCAGCGCTGGGCACACCGGCCCCGGCGAGCAGGTTCGAGGCCGCCTACTATGCTCACCTGCTGGACCTGGGGACTTCACAGGGAGAAGAAGATCCCGAACTACTTAATCGCCCCGGCCAGCAGTTGCTGATGGACTGGGTTTCTGCACTCGGGGCTCCTGCGGAGGTGACGATGGGGCGGACCACCCTGCCGGTACGCCAGGCGGCTGAGTGGATCGCACGACGTTACGGTGACATGGCCCGTCGATTTGTCGTCCACTTCTGTCGAGAAGCGGACACGTATGTGGCCGACCCCAACTCGGTTCACAGGCAGCAAGTGCGAGCAGAGCTGCACCGCGTGCTGGAGCTGCACCGTCCGCGTGTCGTTCTTGCACACTCGCTGGGATCCGTCGTGGCCTACGAAGCACTGTGGCATCAGCCCGTCGAGCTGGATCTGCTCATCACGCTAGGCTCGCCACTCGGTCTGCCCGGTGCTGTGTACGACCGACTGTCGTTGGGTGAGGGCAATGATGCGCGCAAGGGTGAGCGCCCGCCGCGAGTCCGGCGCTGGGTCAACGTCGCCGACATCGGTGACATCGTGGCCATCCCTCGGGACCTGCCTACCCGCTTCCCTGGCATCGACGTGCACCATGAGGTCTCCCTCGGCTTGGTCGCTTCGCACCAGGCCGCCCGCTATCTCGGTGTCCCAGAGGTGGCAGCCGAGATTCGCGCTTGCTTCTGA
- a CDS encoding IS701 family transposase yields MPAHWQEAFETLMSRIATRFARVEPRRRVTRLVSGLLSGLPRKNCWTLAEHAGDATPDGMQHLLHRAKWDADAVRDDIRTYAVEHLHDEDAVLVVDETGDLKKGTATVGVQRQYTGTAGRIENAQVAVYLVYSAARGHAAIGRALYVPRSWTEDPDRCRRAGIPDGLAFATKPQLAARMVERALDAGTPARWVAGDEVYGDNPHLRTALEQCRTGYVLAVSSTHPVVTHAGRFQARTLAARIPSRAWQRLSAGAGAKGERYYDWAQVDVHGPTGRLGQWCLLVRRNRRTSELAFYRCFSPHPVPLSELVRVAGRRWTVEETFQASKSLTGLDEHQVRRWTSWHRWVTLAMLAHAFLAVTAAAERHDRPAHDGLIPLTGNEIQHLFAVLVSPVHDLAHRLRWSHWRRRHQARARQCHYRRLDALQQRRS; encoded by the coding sequence ATGCCAGCCCACTGGCAGGAGGCATTCGAGACTCTGATGAGCCGGATCGCGACCCGGTTCGCCCGAGTTGAACCCCGCCGCCGGGTAACGCGGTTGGTCTCCGGGCTCCTGTCGGGCCTGCCGCGGAAGAATTGCTGGACCCTGGCCGAGCACGCGGGTGACGCCACCCCGGACGGCATGCAGCACCTGCTCCACCGCGCGAAATGGGACGCTGACGCGGTCCGCGACGACATACGCACCTACGCGGTCGAGCACCTGCACGACGAGGATGCGGTGCTCGTGGTCGACGAGACGGGGGATCTGAAGAAGGGCACGGCGACCGTCGGCGTCCAGCGGCAGTACACCGGCACGGCCGGCCGTATCGAGAACGCCCAGGTCGCTGTCTACCTTGTGTACTCCGCTGCCCGCGGACACGCTGCCATCGGCCGGGCCCTGTACGTGCCGCGCTCATGGACCGAGGACCCGGACCGCTGCCGACGCGCGGGCATCCCGGACGGCTTGGCGTTCGCGACCAAGCCCCAACTCGCGGCCCGCATGGTCGAGCGAGCTCTGGACGCGGGAACACCCGCGCGCTGGGTCGCGGGAGACGAGGTCTACGGCGACAACCCGCACCTGCGGACCGCCCTGGAACAGTGTCGGACCGGCTACGTCCTGGCCGTCTCCAGCACCCACCCCGTCGTCACGCACGCTGGGAGGTTCCAGGCCAGGACCCTGGCAGCGCGAATCCCGAGCCGGGCCTGGCAGCGGCTGTCGGCCGGAGCGGGCGCGAAGGGCGAGCGGTACTACGACTGGGCACAGGTCGACGTTCACGGCCCCACCGGTCGGCTCGGACAGTGGTGCCTGTTGGTCCGCCGCAACCGCCGCACGAGCGAACTCGCCTTCTACCGCTGCTTCTCACCTCACCCGGTACCGCTGTCCGAGCTGGTGCGGGTGGCCGGACGGCGCTGGACGGTCGAGGAGACGTTCCAGGCCAGCAAGAGCCTGACCGGTCTGGATGAGCACCAGGTCCGCCGCTGGACCTCCTGGCACCGCTGGGTCACCCTCGCGATGCTCGCCCACGCCTTCCTCGCGGTCACCGCAGCCGCGGAACGCCACGACCGGCCTGCGCACGACGGACTGATCCCCCTGACCGGCAACGAGATTCAGCACCTGTTCGCAGTCCTGGTCAGCCCCGTCCACGACCTCGCACATCGACTGCGCTGGTCGCACTGGCGCCGACGCCACCAGGCCCGTGCACGCCAGTGCCACTATCGGCGGCTAGACGCACTCCAACAACGAAGATCATGA
- a CDS encoding XRE family transcriptional regulator: MNELVEADDRRGGHTSLETAALEGRAKVLELQQRNASERVRRALYALAAEYTTIAAWSCIDLRDLDTAQMHLHESTTYAGLSQDPPTGMRVWVNMAMLAYQRKNGSEQLAAAQAANASRAARRDPFFGSIGRVRLALAHSMLGDSRAAKRSLAAAQESLGKADEDERPRWTAFYGASELNHLAAIILNHNGESAEAEAMAHRSLAQISPEFQRNRGLATCQLALAQLRQGELEQATTTAATVFTIMDGAPLPGRMRTLIGDFHRDLFRLAPSATYARDWADRMRDEWSRA, from the coding sequence ATGAACGAGCTTGTGGAGGCGGACGACCGACGAGGCGGTCACACGTCTTTGGAGACCGCGGCCCTCGAAGGCCGGGCCAAGGTTCTCGAACTCCAGCAGCGGAACGCCAGCGAGCGCGTACGCCGTGCTCTGTACGCGCTCGCGGCCGAGTACACCACCATCGCGGCCTGGTCGTGTATCGACCTGCGCGATCTTGACACGGCGCAGATGCATCTACACGAGTCGACCACGTACGCTGGCCTCTCTCAGGACCCGCCAACAGGGATGCGTGTTTGGGTCAACATGGCCATGCTCGCCTACCAGCGGAAGAACGGATCGGAGCAACTCGCCGCAGCGCAGGCGGCAAACGCCTCCCGAGCCGCCCGAAGAGATCCGTTCTTCGGCTCCATAGGTCGCGTCCGCCTCGCGCTGGCCCACTCGATGCTGGGGGATTCGCGCGCCGCGAAGAGGTCTCTCGCGGCGGCACAGGAATCCCTGGGCAAGGCGGACGAGGACGAGCGTCCTCGTTGGACCGCGTTCTACGGGGCGTCCGAGCTCAATCACCTAGCGGCCATCATCCTCAATCACAACGGGGAGTCAGCCGAGGCTGAGGCGATGGCGCATCGCTCTCTGGCCCAGATTTCACCAGAGTTCCAGCGCAACCGTGGCCTGGCCACGTGTCAGCTCGCCCTTGCACAGCTTCGCCAAGGCGAGCTAGAGCAGGCCACGACCACGGCGGCCACTGTCTTCACGATTATGGATGGCGCTCCCCTGCCTGGACGGATGCGCACGTTGATCGGAGACTTTCACCGAGACCTGTTCCGGCTGGCGCCGTCTGCGACGTACGCCCGCGACTGGGCAGACCGTATGCGGGATGAATGGAGTCGAGCGTGA